One stretch of Akkermansia sp. RCC_12PD DNA includes these proteins:
- a CDS encoding glycosyltransferase family A protein, producing MPSRVPFFSIIIPVYNLVDYIQETLSGIKDQLWDDYEIIIVDDGSTDGTAELLDRLDNPRLTVLHQRNKGVSCARNIAINAAKGTYIAFLDGDDIWLPEHLSHAAHFFQAHPNAAWYTSNYAKSFSPEQDKKNIHPGEQPVLRLCHYFTDHNFRIHTSSTIIRRDAIPEGGMFPEDLRYGEDLVAFASIASLHPIIGVNDSITVLYRQRRDSAVYTPIDLNTKVEQDAAIFRHFMAIPTNREDARAAMNYYQSMSQGFWIDRIMCSRLNAWLPYIRERKAMTGTLTSLWIALFVSFNCLNVIIFSLPLLLLQKLRVRLQK from the coding sequence ATGCCTTCCCGCGTCCCTTTTTTCAGTATTATTATCCCCGTCTATAATTTAGTGGATTATATTCAGGAGACGCTTTCGGGAATTAAAGACCAGTTGTGGGATGATTATGAAATCATCATCGTTGACGATGGTTCTACGGACGGCACGGCAGAACTGCTGGACAGGCTTGACAATCCGCGTCTTACCGTACTCCATCAACGTAACAAAGGCGTATCATGCGCGCGCAATATCGCCATCAACGCGGCCAAAGGCACTTATATTGCCTTTCTGGATGGAGACGACATATGGCTGCCTGAGCACTTAAGCCACGCCGCCCATTTTTTTCAGGCTCATCCCAACGCAGCATGGTACACGTCCAACTATGCCAAGAGCTTTTCCCCCGAACAGGATAAAAAAAATATTCATCCCGGAGAACAGCCCGTTTTACGCCTGTGTCATTATTTTACCGACCATAACTTTCGGATTCATACATCATCGACGATCATCCGCCGTGACGCCATCCCGGAAGGGGGCATGTTCCCCGAGGATCTCCGCTATGGCGAAGACCTTGTCGCATTTGCGTCCATCGCCTCCCTCCACCCCATAATCGGCGTCAATGACTCCATCACCGTCCTGTACAGGCAAAGGCGGGATTCCGCCGTGTACACCCCCATTGACCTGAATACGAAAGTGGAGCAGGATGCCGCCATTTTCAGGCATTTCATGGCCATCCCCACAAACCGGGAAGACGCACGCGCCGCCATGAATTATTACCAAAGCATGTCCCAGGGCTTCTGGATTGACCGGATCATGTGCAGCCGGCTCAACGCGTGGCTGCCCTACATTCGTGAGAGAAAAGCCATGACGGGCACCCTGACCAGCCTCTGGATTGCTCTGTTCGTTTCATTCAACTGCCTGAATGTCATCATTTTTTCATTACCTCTCCTGTTGCTGCAAAAGTTAAGAGTCCGGCTGCAAAAATAA
- a CDS encoding glycosyltransferase family 4 protein, translated as MKVLISGMASWHMDKTAASFEKLGCLSGMWVSSKNRGLPLGKYKRIWPYHLGMKPFYHAAPAYLEEEMRWRSLWLYDCWVRRQELPADVDVVQCPMGSCTPVFDLAEASGRTILKVFEAMNGHPTTQRGYWQREADIYSPGFRIPVGEKVWSRMNREIHRADCVLCPSTYVMESMVANGVSPEKCLLNHFGADTSLFFKRKKEDIPSFPKFIITGSLTVRKGHQYLFLAFQKLVERYPDAELHVYGGIRPDFRLLWEKWKTCPHLYHHGSVAQQELARQLGSCTAFILPSLEEGFARSLLEAMAVGLPIIATHESGATTLLDDRSARIIPAADAEAIYWAMRELCDNPALVHSLGEQAYAAFGGSENTWEAYAGRLAEAYRERLERLRGSAQNGLCG; from the coding sequence ATGAAAGTTCTCATCTCCGGCATGGCCTCATGGCATATGGACAAAACGGCTGCTTCCTTTGAGAAGCTGGGCTGTTTGTCCGGCATGTGGGTGAGCAGCAAAAACAGGGGGCTTCCCCTTGGGAAATATAAGCGCATTTGGCCCTACCATTTGGGCATGAAGCCTTTTTACCATGCTGCCCCTGCTTATCTTGAAGAGGAGATGAGGTGGAGGAGCCTTTGGCTTTATGATTGTTGGGTAAGGAGGCAGGAGCTCCCTGCCGATGTGGATGTCGTGCAGTGCCCGATGGGTTCTTGTACGCCTGTGTTTGACCTGGCTGAAGCTTCCGGAAGAACCATTCTAAAGGTGTTCGAAGCCATGAACGGGCATCCCACTACGCAACGCGGCTATTGGCAGCGGGAGGCGGATATCTATTCCCCCGGTTTCCGGATTCCCGTAGGAGAAAAAGTGTGGAGCCGCATGAACCGGGAAATTCATCGGGCCGATTGTGTTTTATGTCCCAGTACCTATGTTATGGAGAGTATGGTGGCCAATGGCGTTTCACCGGAAAAATGCCTGCTGAATCATTTTGGCGCGGACACTTCCCTCTTTTTCAAAAGAAAAAAGGAAGACATCCCTTCCTTCCCCAAATTCATCATTACGGGGAGCCTGACGGTTCGGAAAGGCCATCAGTACCTTTTCCTGGCTTTTCAGAAATTGGTCGAGCGATATCCCGATGCGGAGCTGCATGTATACGGAGGCATCCGGCCCGATTTCCGGCTGCTGTGGGAGAAATGGAAAACCTGCCCGCATTTGTATCATCATGGGTCCGTAGCCCAGCAGGAACTGGCGCGCCAGCTCGGCTCGTGTACGGCGTTTATACTTCCTTCCCTGGAAGAGGGGTTCGCCCGTTCGCTGCTGGAAGCCATGGCTGTGGGGTTGCCCATCATTGCGACTCACGAATCCGGGGCTACAACGCTGCTGGATGACAGGTCCGCCAGGATCATCCCTGCCGCCGATGCGGAGGCTATTTACTGGGCCATGAGGGAACTGTGCGACAACCCCGCCTTGGTGCACAGCCTGGGCGAGCAGGCGTATGCAGCGTTTGGCGGTTCGGAAAATACCTGGGAAGCCTACGCCGGGCGTCTTGCTGAAGCCTATCGGGAACGGCTGGAACGCTTGCGGGGAAGCGCTCAAAACGGACTCTGCGGCTAG
- a CDS encoding glycosyltransferase family 2 protein, translating into MKDTPPRFSIVTINLNNRAGLEKTIQSVIKQECTDYEYIIIDGGSSDGSAEVIREYQGALSYWASERDTGIYNAMNKGLKQAHGEYVCFLNSGDCFYSSQVLADMHRKGTAPDVFCGRVITTGGSGGKASPPWRNGTLYFIIKNFCHQAAFMRTRLCRKHPFDETYRICADRKMLLSLLFHESATFKPINEFIAYFDTTGISHTAAATMLKEDARSLKETLPAAILDDYRLLLASPIAPYYMDMLLNFRTPQKNTAFFLARISRVAAKYLLLLSSLCSARK; encoded by the coding sequence ATGAAGGACACTCCTCCCAGATTCAGCATCGTCACCATCAACCTGAACAACCGGGCAGGTTTGGAAAAAACCATCCAAAGCGTCATCAAACAGGAATGCACCGATTATGAATATATCATCATTGATGGAGGTTCTTCAGACGGCAGCGCCGAAGTCATCAGAGAATACCAGGGCGCCCTCTCATACTGGGCCAGCGAACGGGATACCGGCATTTACAATGCCATGAACAAGGGGCTGAAACAGGCACATGGGGAATATGTCTGCTTTCTCAATTCCGGAGATTGTTTCTATTCCTCTCAAGTTCTTGCCGACATGCACCGGAAGGGAACTGCTCCCGACGTGTTTTGCGGAAGGGTAATAACGACAGGGGGGTCAGGCGGGAAGGCATCCCCGCCGTGGAGAAATGGCACCCTGTATTTCATCATCAAAAACTTCTGCCACCAGGCGGCATTCATGAGAACACGGCTTTGCCGCAAGCATCCGTTCGATGAGACTTACAGAATTTGCGCTGACAGGAAAATGCTGCTTTCACTTCTGTTTCATGAGTCAGCCACGTTCAAGCCCATCAACGAATTTATCGCTTATTTTGACACGACGGGCATCAGCCACACCGCCGCGGCAACCATGCTTAAGGAAGACGCCAGATCCCTGAAGGAGACCCTGCCGGCCGCCATACTGGATGACTACCGGCTTTTGCTAGCCTCGCCCATCGCCCCTTATTATATGGATATGCTGCTCAATTTCAGAACTCCGCAGAAAAATACAGCCTTTTTCCTTGCCCGCATCTCTCGAGTTGCAGCCAAATACCTTCTTCTCCTCAGTTCCCTGTGTTCGGCCCGGAAATAA